From Huiozyma naganishii CBS 8797 chromosome 11, complete genome, a single genomic window includes:
- the KNAG0K00540 gene encoding uncharacterized protein (similar to Saccharomyces cerevisiae YOL107W; ancestral locus Anc_3.76), whose product MQYSTRFFDISVPDSLLDFRQIPTSTKLILSGYVCFSVALFVTRQYSYNQLVQETPGLKYENVVNPVVQLIPSMILKFPYSVVLSNFVDTQFWKFICTLFNLLIGGAYIEKNWSSTKELLKFVLGIGTLTNILMVLITVGIHFCFPDLINLTTPIDGNYTVLIGFPIIYRQLLPETTIINLKSPIEKNFRFKLLPIFIMSVMTIVEIVWSHHLFQLISIWCTFFSCWIYLRFFQPLAVQGGKDGEYIKGDASDTFQLILFFPDVIKPFLKPLFNAVYNIACVRLRIIKPFQLDDIDKGNDIAEQRGAKKVVPVADRRRQLALQVLQERMA is encoded by the coding sequence ATGCAGTACAGTACGCGGTTTTTCGATATCAGTGTGCCTGATTCTCTGCTGGATTTTCGGCAGATCCCAACGAGCACTAAACTGATTTTGTCCGGTTATGTGTGTTTCTCCGTTGCACTGTTCGTCACAAGACAGTACTCGTACAACCAGCTGGTCCAGGAGACCCCAGGGCTGAAATACGAGAATGTGGTCAACCCTGTTGTCCAGCTGATTCCGTCgatgattttgaagttcCCATACTCCGTAGTTCTGTCTAACTTCGTGGACACGCAATTTTGGAAGTTCATTTGTACATTGTTCAACCTGTTGATAGGCGGCGCATACATCGAGAAAAATTGGAGTAGCACTAAAGAGTTACTGAAATTTGTACTTGGGATTGGGACGCTAACTAACATCTTGATGGTGCTTATCACGGTCGGTATCCATTTCTGTTTCCCCGATCTAATAAATTTGACAACCCCAATCGATGGTAACTACACAGTACTTATAGGTTTTCCCATAATCTATAGACAACTGTTACCTGAGACAACCATCATTAATTTGAAATCCCCCATTGAGAAGAACTTCAGGTTCAAACTGTTGCCCATCTTCATTATGAGTGTCATGACCATCGTGGAGATTGTTTGGTCACACCACCTTTTCCAACTGATCTCCATATGGTGTACTTTCTTCTCCTGCTGGATATACCTGCGTTTTTTCCAGCCGTTGGCCGTGCAGGGCGGGAAGGACGGTGAATACATCAAGGGCGACGCCTCAGATACTTTCCAGCTgatcctcttcttcccagACGTCATCAAACCTTTCTTGAAACCACTGTTCAACGCAGTCTACAACATTGCATGCGTCAGACTAAGAATCATTAAACCGTTCCAGCTCGACGATATAGACAAGGGCAACGACATCGCGGAGCAGAGAGGCGCCAAGAAAGTTGTGCCTGTGGCAGACAGACGCAGACAACTGGCCTTGCAAGTGTTGCAAGAGAGAATGGCATAG